A DNA window from Tenuifilaceae bacterium CYCD contains the following coding sequences:
- the tktA gene encoding transketolase — translation MTDLENLKKIATQVRRDIIRMVHKPSSGHPGGSLGCADFFTALYFDVLNINPQKFTMDGNGEDLFFLSNGHLSAAWYSVLARKGYFDVKELSTFRLIDSRLQGHPTPAEHLPGIRVASGSLGQGLSVACGAALAKKLNNDKSTVYTLHGDGELQEGQIWEAVLFAAAKKIDNIISTVDYNGKQIDGPVDSVVTLGNLKAKWESFGWDVLETNGNDMGQLIATLKEAKNHTGKGKPVVILMRTEMGMGVDFMMGTHKWHGKAPNDEEFNKAMAQLPETVGDF, via the coding sequence ATGACTGATTTAGAAAATCTTAAAAAAATCGCAACGCAGGTTCGTCGCGATATTATTCGTATGGTGCATAAACCCTCAAGTGGGCACCCCGGGGGATCGTTGGGTTGTGCTGATTTCTTCACTGCACTTTACTTCGATGTTTTAAACATCAATCCACAGAAATTTACCATGGATGGTAATGGCGAGGATTTGTTCTTTTTGTCCAATGGTCACCTATCAGCAGCATGGTATAGCGTTTTAGCCCGTAAGGGATATTTTGATGTTAAGGAACTTTCAACATTCCGGTTGATTGATTCCAGATTGCAGGGGCATCCAACTCCAGCAGAGCATTTGCCTGGCATTAGAGTTGCATCAGGTTCGCTGGGTCAAGGATTGTCTGTTGCCTGTGGTGCAGCATTAGCCAAAAAACTCAACAACGATAAGAGTACAGTTTATACGCTTCATGGCGATGGTGAGTTGCAGGAAGGGCAAATTTGGGAGGCAGTTCTATTTGCTGCCGCAAAAAAGATTGATAATATCATTTCAACTGTAGATTACAACGGAAAGCAGATTGATGGACCTGTTGACTCAGTTGTAACATTAGGCAATTTGAAAGCAAAATGGGAATCGTTTGGTTGGGATGTGCTAGAAACCAATGGAAACGATATGGGACAACTTATTGCAACCCTAAAAGAGGCAAAAAATCATACAGGCAAGGGAAAACCAGTTGTTATTTTGATGCGTACCGAAATGGGTATGGGTGTCGATTTTATGATGGGAACCCATAAGTGGCATGGCAAGGCTCCAAACGATGAGGAGTTTAATAAAGCGATGGCTCAACTTCCCGAAACCGTTGGAGATTTTTAA
- the mgsA_1 gene encoding methylglyoxal synthase, whose protein sequence is MKNIAVIAHDAKKQELARFLKDHEEWLPGVNLLATGRTAEFIEEQGIKCRHLSPGQSGGYNEITEMIQKHEVDIVIFLRDHKVVQAHHEDIRRLLEACNVNNIPLATNQATAELVILGQIRLEAIERMKRNA, encoded by the coding sequence ATGAAAAACATTGCTGTAATTGCTCACGATGCAAAGAAACAAGAGCTGGCAAGATTCTTAAAGGATCACGAAGAATGGCTCCCTGGTGTAAACCTATTGGCAACAGGGAGAACTGCTGAGTTTATTGAAGAGCAAGGCATTAAATGTCGGCATTTGAGCCCAGGGCAGTCGGGTGGATACAACGAGATTACCGAGATGATTCAAAAACACGAGGTTGACATTGTTATCTTCCTTCGCGATCATAAAGTTGTTCAGGCTCATCACGAGGATATCCGACGCTTGCTTGAGGCTTGCAATGTAAATAATATTCCTCTTGCAACAAATCAAGCAACGGCTGAGTTGGTTATACTTGGACAGATTCGTCTGGAGGCAATTGAAAGAATGAAGCGTAACGCTTAA
- the tktC gene encoding transketolase yields the protein MKYTSTGNKDTRSGFGAGLYELGKSNQNVVALCADLIGSLKMEEFVKEFPDRFVQTGIAEANMIGMAAGLTVGGKIPFAGTFAAFATGRVYDQIRQCVAYSNKNVKICASHAGLTLGEDGATHQMMEDLGLMKMLPNMTVINPCDYNQTKAATLAIAKHVGPVYLRFGRPAVPNFTPADQEFVIGKAVVLEEGTQVSIFATGHLVWKALEAAEILAQKGISAEVINIHTIKPLDEEAIIRSVSKTRCAVSAEEHMMNGGLGDSIAQLLARKLPAPLEIVAVDDKFGESGTPNDLMVKYGLDTPNIVEAALKVIARK from the coding sequence ATGAAATATACATCAACAGGAAATAAGGATACACGCTCTGGCTTTGGAGCAGGATTGTATGAATTGGGAAAATCGAATCAAAATGTTGTTGCACTTTGTGCCGATCTCATAGGATCGCTTAAAATGGAGGAATTTGTTAAAGAATTCCCCGATCGTTTTGTTCAAACAGGTATTGCTGAAGCTAATATGATTGGAATGGCTGCGGGACTGACAGTTGGTGGCAAAATTCCTTTTGCAGGAACCTTTGCGGCATTTGCAACAGGTAGGGTGTACGATCAAATTCGCCAGTGCGTAGCTTATTCCAATAAGAATGTGAAGATTTGCGCATCGCATGCAGGTTTGACTCTTGGCGAGGATGGCGCGACTCACCAGATGATGGAGGATTTGGGCTTGATGAAGATGCTCCCTAATATGACAGTTATAAATCCATGCGACTATAATCAAACTAAGGCTGCAACGTTGGCCATTGCAAAGCATGTTGGTCCGGTTTACTTACGCTTTGGCCGCCCTGCTGTCCCCAACTTTACACCAGCCGATCAGGAATTTGTGATCGGGAAAGCTGTTGTGCTCGAGGAGGGAACTCAGGTTTCGATTTTTGCTACGGGTCATTTGGTATGGAAAGCGCTTGAGGCTGCCGAAATCCTTGCACAAAAAGGTATCTCTGCTGAAGTTATCAATATTCACACCATAAAGCCTTTGGACGAGGAGGCGATTATTCGCTCGGTTAGCAAGACTCGCTGCGCGGTTTCTGCAGAGGAGCATATGATGAATGGAGGTTTGGGCGATAGTATTGCTCAACTACTTGCCCGTAAGTTGCCCGCTCCTTTGGAGATTGTTGCTGTGGATGATAAGTTTGGCGAAAGCGGTACACCTAACGATTTAATGGTGAAGTACGGACTTGATACACCAAATATTGTTGAGGCTGCCCTAAAAGTAATTGCACGTAAATAA
- a CDS encoding DNA-directed RNA polymerase sigma-70 factor: MNSYSDKELLDMFRSSETKNYAFNLLVRKYQERLYWHIRKIVISHDDTDDVIQNTFLKVWGGLESFREDSQLFTWLYRIATNEALTFLKKKKMKYLLPLVDVEQQLCRTLESDSFVDGNELQVKLQKAILKLPEKQRVVFNMKYFDEMKYEDMSDVLGTSVGALKASFHHAVKKIEKFLEED, from the coding sequence ATGAATAGCTATTCCGATAAGGAACTGCTCGATATGTTTCGCAGTAGCGAAACAAAAAATTATGCATTTAACCTATTAGTAAGAAAATACCAGGAACGTTTGTATTGGCACATTCGTAAGATTGTTATTAGCCATGACGATACTGATGATGTAATTCAGAATACTTTTTTAAAGGTTTGGGGAGGGTTGGAGTCGTTCCGTGAAGATTCGCAGTTGTTTACGTGGCTTTACCGGATAGCTACCAACGAAGCCCTTACCTTTTTGAAAAAAAAGAAGATGAAGTATCTCTTGCCTCTTGTTGATGTGGAGCAACAATTGTGCAGAACGTTAGAGAGCGATTCTTTTGTGGATGGAAATGAATTACAGGTAAAACTTCAAAAAGCAATTCTGAAATTACCTGAAAAGCAGAGGGTCGTATTCAATATGAAGTATTTTGATGAAATGAAGTACGAAGATATGTCCGATGTTCTTGGAACATCTGTGGGAGCGCTAAAAGCATCATTTCATCATGCTGTAAAAAAAATCGAAAAATTTTTAGAGGAAGATTAA